CTGAGCGCCAAAACCGTTTTGACATCCTTCTCATCAATATCTGAATTGGCACTACCAAATCGAACGTTTTCCTCGATAGTGGCAGAAAACAGATAGGGGTCTTGAGTGATGGTTTTGACATAACGCCTTAAGTCACCTCGAGAAAATGCCGTTATATCTTCATTACCAAGAAAAACACTGTTACTGGGCACGTCGAGGTGGTGATTTAGGCAGTTAACTAGCGTAGTTTTGCCTGCGCCAATGCTGCCCAATATGCCAACCTTTTTGCCAGGTGGAATATCAAAGCTGATGTTATCCAAAGTAAGCTTTTCGTCACCCGGGTAGCGATAACTTAGATTTCGAACGGATAAAGTCTGCCCTTTAAGTGATTCGATTTTTGAAGAGGGTAATGTTTGAGTGTCAATCTCCGGGATGTCTGCATTGAGGATGGTTTGCACACTTGTGATACCAACCATACCGCGTTGATAAATGGTTGCGATTCTGCCAAGCGCCATTAACGGCATCGACAGCAGCACTGAGTAGGTCAAAAAGGCCGTGATCTCACCCAAGGTTAGCTCTTGCTGCATCAGCATATAGCCGCCAAGGCCAAGTATGAGGATCTTCATGACGTTGTTGGCGTAATCGAGCACTGGCATGTAAAAGACCTGAATGCGTGTGAGTTTCATTTGACAGTTAAGTAGCTTTTTATTGAGCTGGTCGGTTTCCGCTTGCACCCATGCGGACATTTGCTGGCTTTTGATTAAATCGATCGCTGATAGGTAGCTCATCAACTGGGCTGAATATTTTTGTAGACGACGCATATGCTCCATATGCAGATCTTTCATCCGCGTAAAACCAATGCGAAAAATGACGAAGGCAATCGCGATAGGAATGACGGAATAAAGCGTTAGCTCAGGCGAAATACGCCACATCCAAAGTGGTGTCATCGACAGCGCAAGCATAGTATTGAAGAGCTGCAAAAAACCCACCCCAAACATGAGTCGAATGCCCATTAAGTCATTGTTTACAATGGAGATGAGGCGACCAGAAGCGAACTTGCTATGAAATTGATTGGGCAAGCGATTGAGTCTATTCAGAAGAATGTTTTTTAGTTCTGCCTCGGTAATACGCCCAGGATTGAGTCCATAGATACGCGAGAGGATACGCGTGATGATCATAGCAATCGCCATCACGACGACAATGGAAACGTAGTACTGCAACTGGTTATGGCTCTCAGCGCTGATGTCATCGAGAAGGTCGATAGCCAATTGTATGTAGCGTGGGATCTCAACCTGAAGCCAGTTGACGAGAAAAATGAAGACAATCGCGAGCAAGTAAGAGGTGCGATTCATACGCAAAAAATGCGCGACAAACTGGGTTTTGGTCATTAGACACTTTCTTATCGGGTGAAACAGTAGTTCAAGGAAACCGTTTGATAAGTCGGTTTGTTTCCTGAATAAGTGTATACGGCAGCTTTATAAATAACAGTAAACAGTGAATATTTTAGCTACCAAGTAGAAACGTTTAACTAGTACGAGCTATTGAACGCACTTGAGAGAGGGTCACTTCAGGGCGCTGATAATCGACAGGTAACTCTATAACGGAGGTTCCTTTGACTAAAAACAGAGATGGGAAACTGTTTCCGCCGATACTGCGTGCAAAATTTATCTCTTGAAGTAGTGCTTTATGGGTCTCAGTAGCGGTGAGATCCTGTTCGAACTTAACTTTATCAAGACCAATGCTCTCGGCAAGCTGCATAAGTACCGGGTTGTCACTCGGGTTTTTAGCTTCAAGATAATAGGCTCTTTGTATCGCCGCGTACATTTCCAACTCTGCACCTTGAGCTCGAGCGGCGACTACTGCGCGACACGCAGGATAAGTGGAGCGTCTCGGTTCGTTCAGCTTCCAAAAATCATGGTTAAACTCGGTACCAAGATAAGACTCGATCTTGCGCCAATATTCAGCAATCTGGGCTCGCATGGATACTGGCATGGGTTGGTCAGTATCTTCGGCTAGACCACCTAATACATATTGAATCTCTACTTCATCACTGAGCGATGCTCGAATCGAATCCCAAACGGGCTTGTAGCCCCAACACCACGCACACATGGGGTCGTATACATAATAGAGAGTAGGGGAGATGGCATTCATATGATTTATCCTAATCGAGACATCCATGTTTTAATTCATAACTTTAGCATGGATGACGTATTACCCAAAGGTACGTTCTTTGACGCAGATTATAGAATTTTCTTATTGATGATGTAAATTGTTCGCATTATCAAAAAGGGGCGTTAAATGAAAGCAATTGTAATTTTTGGAGCGAGCAGCGGCTTAGGCCTTGCAGCGGTGCGCTATTTTTCAGACCAAGCTATTCCTGTCATCGGCGTGGCAAGAAACCCGGAAAAAGAACCAGATCTAAAGTCTTTGTGTCAGACTCTTATCACATGTGATGCGACCGATAAACAATCCGTAGAAGAGGCGGTTGGACAGTTGCCAAAAGATGCCGTGGTGCTATCAACCATGGGCAGTTTCCGCTCAGATAACCCTGTTGATTACATCGGACATCGCTACCTAGTGGATGCGCTAGAGCTTAATAGTATTCGTCGCTTCGTTCTCGTGACATCGCTGGGGTGCGGCGATTCGTGGCAGTACCTTTCTGAAAGGGCAAAAGCCGGTTTTGGTGGCGCTGTGCGTGAGAAGTCACTGGCAGAGGCTTGGTTATCAAGCAGTTCACTCGATTATACGATCTTACGACCTGGTGGTTTAAAAGATGGGGAGGTGACCGAACAGGGTGAGTTATCGCAACACGTTGAAGTTCATGGTGCCATACACCGTAGCGAAGTTGCTCGTATTCTCCATCAGTTAATACCCAATGATGAAAGTATCGGTCAGATCTACCAATGTGTGGACCCCACAGTCAGTTACTACTAATAACAAAGGCAGGTATAAACCTGCCTTACTATCTATCGCTTTAACATCAAAGGATGCGAGTATTACTCAATTCGCATGCTACTCAACGCGAGTATTATTTAATGCATAATTCCAGACGCGGTAGAAGTAGAAGATATAGCCAATACCCAGCGTCAAAATTGAAATCACGAACCAGAGTAGTACGTGCCCAAGATCACTAAATAGATCGATGTCGCAATCCATTTTCCTTTCTCGTCCCATGTCATCGATGACGTAGGTTCGATTGAGGATGAACTTTGAAAACGAATAAGGGAAGAAGAACAGCGCGATACCAAAGGTAATGAAGCTCAGTATCAACCAAATTAGAAGATGCCCTAGGATATCTAGGATAGCGACGTCTGCTCTAAGTCTCATGTATATGTCCTTATCTGATAAAAAATGGCTTTCATTTAGAAAGCCATTAAACGTTTATTGAGTAACGGTTTTTTCTTGTATAACCGAATTATAGCGCTCGAAACCTGCTTTCAAATCTTCAATCAAATCTTCGACACTCTCTAGACCAATATGAAGTCGTACAAGCGTGCCTTCAAAGTTCGGGTTAGCGACAGTTCTTAATGAGTTAAAACTCTTTGGCTCGTTCGCTAAGATCAAGCTTTCGAAGCCACCCCATGAGTAGCCCATGCTGAAGTGCTTCATTCCATCTAGCAGGGCAGTCGTTGCGCGTGGGTAGCTTGTTTTTAGTACGAATGAGAATAAACCGTTACCGCCGATAAAGTCGCGATGGAAATATTCACTGCCCGGACAGGTTTCTAGGGCTGGGTGGCGAACATGATCGACCTCTGGTCGTGTTGCCAGCCATTGTGCGACCTTTAGGCTGTTCTCGGCATGTTGACGTAATCTCACATCCAGCGTACGGATGCCACGAAGACCAAGATACGCGTCGTCAGGCGACACGCATTGTCCCATTAGATAGCTTTGTTCTCGAAGTTGGTCCCAGTATTTCTCGTGAGTAACCGCAGTACCGAGCATCACATCTGAGTGACCAACAATATACTTAGTGGCAGCCTGAATCGAGATGTCTACTCCGTGCTCAAATGGAGAGAAGTTCACCCCTGCTCCCCAAGTGTTGTCGAGCATCACAATGATGTCGTGTTCATGAGCAATTTTCGCCATTCCAGGAACATCTTGGATTTCCATCGTAATAGAGCCAGGAGACTCCAAAAATAGGATTTTCGTATTAGGTTGGATTAGCTCTTTAATGCCTTCGCCAA
This window of the Vibrio maritimus genome carries:
- a CDS encoding DsbA family protein; protein product: MNAISPTLYYVYDPMCAWCWGYKPVWDSIRASLSDEVEIQYVLGGLAEDTDQPMPVSMRAQIAEYWRKIESYLGTEFNHDFWKLNEPRRSTYPACRAVVAARAQGAELEMYAAIQRAYYLEAKNPSDNPVLMQLAESIGLDKVKFEQDLTATETHKALLQEINFARSIGGNSFPSLFLVKGTSVIELPVDYQRPEVTLSQVRSIARTS
- a CDS encoding NAD(P)H-binding protein, which translates into the protein MKAIVIFGASSGLGLAAVRYFSDQAIPVIGVARNPEKEPDLKSLCQTLITCDATDKQSVEEAVGQLPKDAVVLSTMGSFRSDNPVDYIGHRYLVDALELNSIRRFVLVTSLGCGDSWQYLSERAKAGFGGAVREKSLAEAWLSSSSLDYTILRPGGLKDGEVTEQGELSQHVEVHGAIHRSEVARILHQLIPNDESIGQIYQCVDPTVSYY
- a CDS encoding cystathionine beta-lyase; its protein translation is MSESKTTKFVTAGRDKKWTNGVVNPPVQRASTIVFDTVAEKHHATVNRANKTLFYGRRGTNTHFAFQDAMTEIEGGVGCALYPCGTAAISNAILSFVETGDHILMVDTCYEPTRDFCDSIMKKMGVETTYYDPLIGEGIKELIQPNTKILFLESPGSITMEIQDVPGMAKIAHEHDIIVMLDNTWGAGVNFSPFEHGVDISIQAATKYIVGHSDVMLGTAVTHEKYWDQLREQSYLMGQCVSPDDAYLGLRGIRTLDVRLRQHAENSLKVAQWLATRPEVDHVRHPALETCPGSEYFHRDFIGGNGLFSFVLKTSYPRATTALLDGMKHFSMGYSWGGFESLILANEPKSFNSLRTVANPNFEGTLVRLHIGLESVEDLIEDLKAGFERYNSVIQEKTVTQ
- a CDS encoding ABC transporter ATP-binding protein, whose amino-acid sequence is MTKTQFVAHFLRMNRTSYLLAIVFIFLVNWLQVEIPRYIQLAIDLLDDISAESHNQLQYYVSIVVVMAIAMIITRILSRIYGLNPGRITEAELKNILLNRLNRLPNQFHSKFASGRLISIVNNDLMGIRLMFGVGFLQLFNTMLALSMTPLWMWRISPELTLYSVIPIAIAFVIFRIGFTRMKDLHMEHMRRLQKYSAQLMSYLSAIDLIKSQQMSAWVQAETDQLNKKLLNCQMKLTRIQVFYMPVLDYANNVMKILILGLGGYMLMQQELTLGEITAFLTYSVLLSMPLMALGRIATIYQRGMVGITSVQTILNADIPEIDTQTLPSSKIESLKGQTLSVRNLSYRYPGDEKLTLDNISFDIPPGKKVGILGSIGAGKTTLVNCLNHHLDVPSNSVFLGNEDITAFSRGDLRRYVKTITQDPYLFSATIEENVRFGSANSDIDEKDVKTVLALSQLATDIDRFEQGDQTVVGEKGVMLSGGQKQRLSIARALLEPCDLIIMDNVLSAVDYDTERKILEGLFERLKNQSVLVVSHRVNALEYMDEIIVLNEGKVIAKGDHQTLLETSPYYKETWQLQQTEAEVGSC
- a CDS encoding DUF4234 domain-containing protein, encoding MRLRADVAILDILGHLLIWLILSFITFGIALFFFPYSFSKFILNRTYVIDDMGRERKMDCDIDLFSDLGHVLLWFVISILTLGIGYIFYFYRVWNYALNNTRVE